The sequence GTGCTCTTGTTATTTTTTAAGCCAGTTAGAATGCGCTCCGTAATGGCCGGTTGAAGCCATGTTTTTCCCTGAGATAGCGCGGCAATTGCGTCAACCAGCATCTCCAGAGAGACATCTTTTAATAAGTACCCTTCTGCACCCGCTTGAATGGCTCTCATAATAGACTCGTGGTCATCAAACGTCGTGAGCATTAACACGGGAGTCTGGCAGCCGTTACTTCTTAATGTTTCTACCGCCTCTATACCATCCATGTCGGGCATTCGAATATCCATCAGGATAACGTCAATGGAGTGTTGGGCATTTTTCTCAAGAGCCTCCTTGCCAGAGCTTGCTTGCGCAACAACGGTCACATTGTCCGATAGTGATAAAAGTGAGCTAAGACCTTCCCGAACTAATGTTTGGTCGTCAACTAACAGAACGTTAATGCTCATACATTATCCTCAAACGTTAGTTGAAGATTAAAGCCTCTGCCTTTTGCTTCTACGATGAGTTCTGCGCCAACGTCATTGGCACGCTCTTGCATACCCGTCAGTCCATTTCCTTCCTTAAAATGTTGAACAGACCCGTTATCTTCAATAAAAAGACAAAGCGTATTACCTTGACGAGATAACGAAATACTTTGTCGGTTGCCATTGGAGTGTTTCAGGAAGTTTGTCACGGCCTCTTGCGATATCCTCAAAACTGCCTCGGCAATATCAATGGCTTGAATGCCGAGGTTTTTCTGACACGTCACCTCAACTTGTTTATCTGTCGAGCGGTAAGCCAGCGACTGTAATGCTTTTTCTATATCCAGAACGGCCGAGTCACGTAAGTCG comes from Idiomarina sp. X4 and encodes:
- a CDS encoding response regulator, whose product is MSINVLLVDDQTLVREGLSSLLSLSDNVTVVAQASSGKEALEKNAQHSIDVILMDIRMPDMDGIEAVETLRSNGCQTPVLMLTTFDDHESIMRAIQAGAEGYLLKDVSLEMLVDAIAALSQGKTWLQPAITERILTGLKNNKSTESIDDKTLVEPLTDKEVAVLRLIAAGLSNHEIAESLFKSTGTVKNQVSSLMAKLGVRDRTRAVLKAIDIGLL